The Meles meles chromosome 6, mMelMel3.1 paternal haplotype, whole genome shotgun sequence DNA segment TACGAGCTATCATACATAACTTACAAGTGACACATATTTGCTTTAcaaaaagtatttgttgagaCTGTCTAAAGAGAAGTTTTCCTATAGGAGATACTTATGGGAAATATGTTATCAGATCCAACCAGGGGCAGATCCAGTTTTTTGGGGGACCATGAGGAGTATATAATTTGGGGAATTCtgtctttctaaataaaaatacaaaattatggaTATTAAATAAGCTATTTTATAAGCCTTTGAGAGAGGCCTATAAAGATGAAGGGCTCTGAAGTTTAAGCTTCATTAGCCTCATATAAATCAGctcttttgtattttgtattactTAGGGCATTATACAATccccaaaaccaaaccaacaaaaccacacaaaaaagTGAACACCTGACATGAGACAGGATCTTCCTATAATATTACATTTACTTCTCATTCAGATCTTTTTATTTACCATTCTAGTTTTTGCAAAAGTGGCACTTAAGGCTCGAATTTGGTACCTTGCTCACAGTCAGCTCACTTCTCACATGGAAGCCAAATTCAAACCAAGATCTGACAAACTAAATCTTGTGTTATTTCCACTACAATCATCGGCCTTTAAGGTTTCCCAAAACATGACAAGGTTAGGTTTCTTTGGAGGATGTTTCTAGAAGATGTCCAGAAATGCTCAGTTAATACTTGAAATTGACATGACTTAATTTATATGAGAACTTCACTAAAAATATTGCCCTATACCTGTTTTTAAAGCACATGAAGAAACAAATATGTAACTCTTTGAGTGATTTTCTGCTCACTCAGTTACATAGATGAAAACAGAAGATCTTAGGGTCTAGGAGAAATGTAGTTCTGGCaaggagagaaaaatgggggCAGAATCCGAATCTGAAGGTAAGTATAGAATCACAGACTCTCAGGAGAAACCATGGCTGTGGAAGGACATACTGGGCAGTATGGATTTTTCACAAATTATATCCTCTTGCTATGTGTCCAATATTATTCTTCCTTGTCATTGTAATACATCAAGTTTTAAAGATAGGAATATAATGACAATTGACTCATATATTACTCAACATTATACCCATACCTTAAATTTGCCAGTTTgacttctatttttcaaaaatgtctcttagagattttctctccttcttctaaGACCCTCAGAAGGTAGATGCTTTGTATTTATCATTTCCTTACTCTCAGAATCTGGCACTGTGACCTACTGGTAGTAGACATTTCATGCAGGTTAACTGCCATGGAAGATGGTGTtcatgagttaatttttttttaagattttatttatttatttgacagatagagatcacaagcatgcagagaggcaggcagagagagagaggaggaagcaggctccccgccaagcagagagcccgacgcagggctcaatcccaggaccctgggatcatgacctgagcgaaaggcagaggctttaacccactgagccacccaggcacccctcatgagTTAATTTTGACTGGCCACAAATTTCTAGGAATTCCATAATATAGATATGTTCTGATTCTATCCCCTTCAGAGACTTCAGAATAAAATATTGGGCATTGGTTAAAGCTAAGGCAAGAATTGGTCAATGTATCTAATAGtattttcattcaacaaactgTCAGTGATGTTGGAGACACTTAAAAGTCCTGGTGATTCTGTGGTCTTAGTGCCATTGTGACTCAAGCTGTAACTAAAATCAGTCCAATGCAATAGGAGATTCAAGAGCAGCAGCAGAAAGATGATGACTTAACCGGGGAACAATAAGGCACATGTTTCCAAGAAGACCTCTCTATTCTTAGAGTAGAAATTTCTCTTCAAAATGACAAGTGGTTCAAACCCTTCAGGATCTTACTTGCCTTCAAAACCAAGGTGAGTCATGGACAGAAGATGCCAAGCGGTAACTatccagagggaaaaggagggtcTCTGTTACTAACTTAGGCTAAAGGCAGATATTATTCTTCCCACAGATGTTCCAAAATAGATGACAACTACTTGAAGGAACTGAATGAGGACCTAAAGCTAAGGAAGGAGGAACTGCTAGAGATGCTAAAACCTCTTGAAGATAAGAACAATCTCTTATGCCAGAAGTTGATGTCTAACttggaggaaaaacaaagaaggtAAAGGCCTTCTACTCAGGGTTTTCTAGAGGGAAAAAGGCTGGAGGACTTTAATCCAGAGGATTAACAatgattatttacatttttaaaaagatttagatATTTAGCTATGTAAATGAAGAATTTGTAACCACAAAATCAGTGACAAGTAATCCTTTGTTTTCTGTtagtaaaattaaatatgattCAACCCTCATCTCAAGAGGTTACAGTTACTACTCTTCTTCCCTGGATGCCCATGCAAGAAACAGAGAAGAGCCTTTAGTATTTCAGTCTGTCTTGGTTACACTGATAGCTCCTTATTCATGTTTGTGGGATCACTTTAGGATAGATGACTCTGTTCTTCCCATGCCAAGGAGTGAAATAGAGAAATCTTCTGGGCCTAGGAGTCCTCTGGATTTAGAGTCTGCCTTCTCTAAATATACTAGGCAGATGAAATCTCAACTCTTATCTGGGCACTCACTGTTCTTGGGACCCACTAACTCTGTCTCCTTTCTTGTCTCAGATAATCTAACCTTAATGGGTCTACCTCCATTCTCTACCCATAGTGTAGGCATCCCAGGGAGTTCAGACTTTTGGAGAACAAAGGCCAGGCAGAATGTTGTGGTCAAGCACCAGCTGCTTGCAGTGCAGAAACAAACTTCTTTTAGGGCAAGAGGACACAAAGGTTCACTTCTCTGCTTataattaaggaagaaaaagtatAATGAATGTAAACATAAATTAACTCCTTTAAAGAATAGAGAGTCTTTGACTCACTTGGTATTGATTCAGATTTTGTTAGAAATTTCTTGATGGCTTGGACTGTATGTTGGGAGCTACCATAAGTATATAAGGGATTTCCCCAAGTAACTCAAATGTCTTTATATGAGAAATACAAACAGAGATGGGGTAAGGCATAATTCTGGAATTTATGCTGAAGACAACAGATTCTTTGACCTCATTCTTCAGGGGCAAAATCATCCTTTCTACTTCAAAAGCCATTTACAAAAGCATTTTTCTGAGGGGGTGAAGAAGAGGTGCCAGATTCACTGGCAGCTGGAGACCTAAGTTTTGAGCATTACTGAACGCAGAACTCATTATAAAGCACAGAGCTGAGACAAATGTTGATTGGGGATGAGATCATCCTATAGAGACCTTCTATGTCCAGAAGGAATTCTGTAACTCCTGTGATTTTAGCACCCATCTCATTCCCATGGTAGTGTATTTTCTGACTGCTTACAGAATATTAATATTACTCTTTAGGAAGTATTATGTTTTCTgatgtctttctcttccttcaagTCTGCAGATCATGAGGCAGATCATGGCAGGGAAGGGGAGTGAAGAATCCTCAGTCATGGAGCTCATAAAGGAAGCAGAGGAGATGAAGCAGAATCTGGTAAGAGGTTGGTAGGCACTCTAAGGAATGGTCTCCTGTACAAGGCTCCATACAATTGCTATCATCAGatgtgaaaggaaagagagagagctcatctCTAGCATCTAAGGCTGTGATACTCATAGCTCCTTGATTGAAAAAGGAGTCAGATGAAATGTTGGGTAGACTCAGGACCAGGACTAACTAgcaaaaattctatttctttgacGTTTAAAAACTTTTCATCTAAAGGTTAGTAATACAAGCATATTAACCCTTCATAGTtcataaagaatagaaaataccaaagtaaaataaaagaaattgtttGCTGTGGGAAActcataagttttttttaaaaaccaacaaggtaaatgatcttaaaaattagaaattagtgGTCTCTCCCCCAGAAAAATTGCCATATgatcagaatattttaaatgttgtgTGAAGAGCTCATTTCTGTTGGTAACATATTACAAATGTCATAATTATAGTTATTATTCAaaattgttgttatttttgtacTGTCATCTCATCAAACTCATCTCTCACATTCCTGGATTTTGGGCTAGACCTATTTATTGCCTTCCTCTATGGTTTGCTATATACCTGCATCCCCATCCCTTTACCCTCATTACTTAATAATTTCTTCCAACTTCACTTTTGTGACTGGACAAAcacatttctgtttgtttggttcTCTCCCCCGTCCCccaacaggaaaggaaaaacaagatgCTTCGGAAGGAAATGGAGATGCTATGGAACAAGGTGTGCCTCTAAGGATCTCTTGAGAGTATTATCTTACAGACCCTATAGCAAAGAACTTCCCTTTCCTCTTGTCCCCATTCTCATTTTCTCATGTCCCTGCTTCCACCCATACCTCTTTCCAATCCATACTTTCACAGCAGCCAAAGTGATATTTTGAAACAATCAAGTCATTTCACTTTCCTTAGGGAAACCATTTAAAGCTGCTCcttattgtggcaaaatatgaCTGTTGTCTACCTCTATCCTCTCAAAGAAATCCTCTCCTTACTTTCTATGcaaccacactggcctccttgtgGATTCTCAAACATGCCAAGATATTCTTTTATCTCAAGGCTTTTGCTCTGCCTTTAATACTATTTTCTTTTGGTTGGCTCACTCTCATCCTTCAGGTCTccttaaatgtcacctcctcagggaggccctCCTTGTTTAGTCCATGTAAAACAGGGCACCCCTCCCCTACTTTCTATTATAGAATTCTGTTTATGTCCTCCACAGCACTCTTTATAATTaagctcattatttttatttttataattgttattttacttgtttcttgTCTCCTTGGCCCTCTCTGGAATACAACCTCCTCCagtttcttgatttttttgttcatCTCTGAATCCCTAGTATGTAGCACAAGGCTTGGAATATAGTAGACAATCAATAAATGtaagttgaatgaatgaatatatgaatatataattctAATTCTCCTATGATTTTGCAACAATCACTTCACTGTTTATAATACAATAGTAGGGCCTTTTGCTGGGAAACCATATAGGGGTGGAAATCCCTTTGTGGGCTAACTCCTTGAGAtccatgtgcttttttttttcatagactGTAAAAGTAGAATAACAGGTTGTGTCTTGTGATATAAACAGCATGTGATGTGATCTCTGACTGTTTTTTTCATCTGACCTTACCACAAATAATCAGGTTaccatcaagccctgcatcctgaCCTGAGATCTGCTCCTACTTCTGAGAGGCAGCTACAAATCAGTTCTATGAATTATCAGTTTTGGTTCTTGATTTGAATCCTTGTGATAGGAAATGTGCCAGCACAATTCCTCTATCAAACTCCAGTTTCTCCAAAGCTCCCAAAAGATTTTTTATAAGTGATGTCCACACACATTAGCTTAGATAGcgagaaatggagagagaagaaCAGCAGCCCAGTGAATAAGAATATAGGCTTTGGAGTCCACAAGATctggttcaaattccagctctgtaCTCCTCTAAGCAAATGACTTAGCCCCTCTGAatctcttttctcatttataaaatggaaataaaaatagtcctatgaggattaaatgagaaagttGATAATGGAGTGTTGTAAATAAGTAATGTGTAAGTAGCTGCCAGTAATGATGACATATAATAAGGGGATAGTTAATAGGTCTTATTATTATAAGGTATACTCGAGATCAAACGGAAGGTCTTATTCCATTCTGAATGCCTTTCCATAGTCCACTTTCCATGTCGAACCCTGACAGGCTACTGACTGGCAGAAACCAAAAGCCTTCACTTGTGTTGGTTTCCCACTTCCCTCACTAACTCCCACTAATTTAAAACTTTGCCATAATGTCTCTCTACAGACATTTGACACAGAAGAACTCGGTGGTCAACGCAAAGCACCGCagataaaaaacaaagcagactTGCATGATGGGAAGGCAAGTGGACAACATAGTACTTAGAATTTCAAGGTTGTTGACACCACATTGCTGGAAACAGCCTGTTGACAATGAAGGCTGATTTGGGTAGGCTGAtagtgaggatttgggcctttaGGTTAGGTTGGATTTACTGTCTGCTAAGACATTGCACTTCTCTTCTGGGACCTTCTATTTCTTTAGCTCTCTTCTTTTATCCCAGGTTCCCAAAACCCCCTCATCACCTAGGAAGACCAAAAATGAACTGGAGACATCATGTGCAGAGAAagtgaaggagaaaaggaaggtagTGTGATCTTTCTGAATGGTAGTAGCTTTTAGAACtgatgaattaaaattttaatgtagcAGTAATCTTTCTAAACTACAatgtgcttctttttaaaaatatatatatatatttatatatttatttatttatttgatagagagccagcaagagtgggaacacgggaagggggagtggaagaggaagaagcaggtgctTTTGAACTGATACAAATTTTATAGGAGATCTGATTCCCTTGGGATATTATATTTGAGTCAGAGTTACACTGCAAGTTTCTGGAAAATCATGTTAGTGAAGGCAAGGTAGGAGAAACTGCATGAACAATGACAACTCCACAATAACTATGTAATGTCAAAGTAATAGCTGATttgtttttgaacatttatttagaaatattatgCTTGTATCTAATCTTCCCACAACATACTTATTCATAGATAAGTATTCTATTCATTTAGGTTTTAGCTTTTAGAGCATGGATTACACAGGTCGGGCCCTACTAAAAGGACTAAAAATTTGAAGCCAATTTATTAGTGAATTTAATGACATTGTTCTTTGCTATAACATCTTTGCAGCATATTGAGAACAATGATTTCTTATCTCAATTTACTTTGTCACCCAGAGGCTCTTTCTTCCACCAGGAAAAGCAACAGAGGAAAATGGAATGGGTCAGGTACCAGGAACAAGCCAACATACTTCAGGTACGAAGATCTTCCTAGGTTCGACATGGAATACAATTTCATTCAGACAATATAAGGTCTTTCCGTTTCATAATATTCACCCCAAGTCTCTCATCCAGATGACCAATTATCCTGCTAAAAGAAAACGTTTCATGGGGGGTAACTGCAGAGACTGGTCTCCAGCTTCGCCTTGAATaacttaaatacatttttcccGTATagtcttgattttgttttatttgaaatgggGGGAAAATCACAAATACTTTCTGCCCAGCGTTAAAGATTGAACACGTTGGGGTGATTTTAAACTTCAGAGTAAAAAGGATAAGGTTACAGGTGCTTTAGAGAGACCAGTATTATATGAGTAGTTGTGAACATGTTGCCTTGTAGAATGACTTCAATGGCAAAGTGATTGAGCTGAGAATTGAAGCCTTGAAGAACTACCAGAAGGCCAATGACTTGAAATTATCGGTATACTTACAGCAGAATTTGGAACCAAAGCAAGCATATTTTAATCTTCCTGGGTCCCAAGGTAGGTGGAGTATCACAGGCACACAGTTTgagcctttattttcttttacagtGAACATTCTATTACTTATAAAGTGAACGACACAATGTCTGGCACCCCGTAAGTTAAATGTTAGTAGTGATCTAATACATTTTATCACTATCATTATTACTCAGAAGCTCTTGTAAAGTAAGGATTCCTCTGGaggaaatgaaattttcttttgtaaagactAAGTTACATATTATGTACTTAGTATACGTACTTAGTACAAAGTTGGTACCTGATAATATATTAGTCTCCTCCCCACTTGTACCCTTTTCTTAGGTATTACTGTAGTTTGGTCTCATGAATCTTGTTGGAGTAGACTCTGCTACTTCAGAACAGAAAGCCAAAGAGATAGATTTCTGACAGTGGTTGTGAGTTTCACTAATCCAAATATTCTTCTGAGATTTTCAGCGTTTCCCTCCAAAGAATTTATGGCATCATTAGAGGAAATTGTTTAGtttaccataaaaaaaaataaaggagtggCTTCTGAGGGGCAGAAGAAAGACTTCTTAAATTTTCAGGGATCTATGAATCTGAactctgtattttaaagaaaacacatgCAATGAGAAATCATCGTTAGGGGATAACAATATTTTATCACTAACAGCGTAAGTATGTAtatcttgcatttcttttttaaaatttattcatttgagaaagagagagtgaaagctTGAGAAAGCAGGAGttgaagggaggggtggggaatggggagaaaaactctccccactgagcagggagcacgatggaGGTCTCCATCCTAGGgctgggggatcatgacctgagccaaaggcagacacttaaccacctaagccacccaggtgcccctctgtatCTCTAATTTTTATTCAATCTTATACCATAAAGGGCTTGAACAGCTGATAAAATCACACACAGCAgataagatttaaataaatagatgagtaaatcgagaaaaagggaaaataagttGAGCCCAAGTAAATACATGAATATGTATAATGAAAGTACTATATAGTTACTAGAAGCAGGCTTCAAACTTGGTTCTGGATttcccagaaaaagaaacatggatTCACAGTGTCCACAGAATAATAATAAACCAATTGCTCAAGAAATATAGCTTTTACTAGTTCTGAGACCAGAGAGAAATTTCTTTTCCATGGAGACAAGACATTCTGTATGTGTTATAGCAGCTAATGTCCtcaataatatttctaaaatgaattcaGAATCTAAATTTTCTAGGCTGTTTCTTATCTTTTCGTTGGCAcaatctaataaaaatattaatttgaaaattttaaaaagcagtgggtCAGTTCAAGATGATTGGGTCCAGGTACATAGTACTGTCAGCCTGACTTGActcatatataaaatttacaaaatctAGAAGGTTGGATCGACTACTTATCCTTTAGCCAGTATTctacttatattttttcttcttttttaaaaaaagattttatttttaagtaatctctacactcagtatggggctcgaactcaccaccccaagagccacatgctttatggactgagccagtcaggcactttatcatatttaaacttttttcttttacctgttgTTTTGATAAGAATTGGACAGTAAGAAGCTCGAGGTTTTCTTCTCAAATAAGAACCTAGAATGCAATCAGAAGCAATAACTAGTTATTAAGGTATAAATTAAAAAGCTAAAGGAGAAGAGGGTACAAGTATGACAGAtccttgttttactttgtttaatATCAGCTATAAGGAGTTAAAAATCTTTTAGCTCCAGATTCAAATCCAGCCAAGATTAGTAAGTAATGAAGGGTTCCATTCGATTCAATCACCTTAGAAGATTTCTATTTTTCCCTTGTTTGCGGAACATCAGATCTTTGAAATTTGGCCTAGGACAACCCACAGATCAgtactctcttttctcttctctcctcttatGCTTCTGGAGAATTAAGTGATAGGGCACTGAAATTCCAGTTACCACCAATGAAAGTAGCTACAAGCATGTGTGACCCATTATTCCTGTGTTTTATTGATTGTGCCTTCACTGAACACTGATTACAGGCCAGTTTCATTTTCTAGCACATATCCAAAATCTTTGGGTTTATTTGAGCCTCAATGGATCTGAAATCTGAGTCTTAGATTTTGGTTATGTTGACCTATTTGTTTGActattgaaaagaaaacaaagcattaGTTTTCTTCATAGAGGGATTTTTAAACTAATTGTGTTAAGATATCACTACCAGCAGTGATAAGATAGGGAGGCGGTTTAGTTGTGCTCATGTTTCCCAACTTCTGTGTCACTTGGTTTGTTGTTTTCAATATATTCTGTTTAGActgatttctttaatttcttaaatgcATTCCTGgaacataaaattaatattactattttcaatgaaaaaCTGATAAAGCTTTCcaaaattgaaagtaaacttagtgaagatacagaaaaacaaaattttaatgttCCAACCAGACGCTAAAGCCTGAGGTCTGTTTTATCTTTATTAGGAAGTGAGATTAGCAAGAtgtagagagtttttttttttaaagattttatttgtttatttgtcagagagagagagagacagagagagaaagatcacaagtaggcagagaggtaggcagaggcagagggagaagcaggctccctgccaagcaaggagtccgatatgggactcaatcccaggacactaggatcatgacctgagccgaaggcagctgcttaaccaactgagccacccaggcatcccaagatgtAGAGAGttttaaagaaaaccagcaaCAAACTGAAACTTTCTCCTTGAGGCCATCAaatttaaagaattgaaaaaggaGTAATTTTCTCACTGTGATTTACAGAGTTTTAATGCTATGTTCTATCTATCACCATCTAAATTTATCTCAGTTGCCATTCAAAATcatcttgcaaaaaaaaaaatcatcttgacATCAAATTTTTGGAAACTATTTTAATGGAAAACACTTGATTTAGAGTCAGATATATGAGTTGCAGGTCTTATTTTTGAAGCTGAATATTTCAATAACCTGGGGAAGTCATTTAGtttcagttttttcctttgtctaaaataatcaaaacataTTATAGAGCATGTTGAAAGCATGTGGTTTTGTGTAATGTTCACGATGACTCTATGGGGTAGGTCTcataaaacaagaaactagaGAAGGCAGGCTTCTGATTCTGTATCCAGGCTCATCTCCTAGTTAAAGTATGGGATGTCTCATGACTCTTCCACCTCTAACGGCTATGATTTAAATCCAAACTTATCACTGTTTAATATATAATCCTCCCAATGAAGACTCATACTCCCTATGGGTAATTTGGTCAGTAATAAAACAGTTCAACATGGGTTGACAGTTTGTAATTCTGCATTTATCCCAGTAGGTGGCACCAATCACATCTAGGCTTCTAGTCTGCAAATAGTGGTGATTTAGGAACCCTGATACACTGTGGGAGAGACTGGTCTTCTGTTACCCGCAGGACAAAATGTGCTACATTTATAtatcaaatgaaaaagaaattattgatgTTTTCTGCCATGCTCTGTTGCTCTGAGGTGTATTACTGGCAGCCTTGGTTAGACCTTACTAAACTGAGTATTCTGCTCTACAATTCTTACCTGTTACTCTGCTTCTTGAACTATAGTTTCCTCCATTCCAAAAACATTCACTGTCTGCTTCCTTCACAATCCCTGTCTAATACTGTTTCTTTCAACCACAGTAAATCAGGTAATCAGGACACTGaattataaaatgagttgagCAATTATACAAGGTGgttattttttgaagtttaagTACTTAATAATGTTCCTACATATGGTTCATTTTCCTCTAGTCTCAACAGAATTGAATTTCACAAACATGTCTTAAAGGATAAAGTGTAGTTTAGGACATACCTCCCAGCAAATCCGGGTACGGGTCcttctgttctggacatttccaaGTAAAGGAAAATTTCTCCCACTGCTCTTGGCCAAGAATTCTTCCTCCCTCATCAGCTGTCCTGCGTGCTGGTTGGCTGTGTTGCAGTGGTGTGAGCTATTTGATTGGCAGAACAGAATTCTGTGTTACTATTACTTTGTTACACTTTAAACAATCCCTACTTGCAAAATCTCTTGAGGCCCTCCTTATAGCATTACCATTTCCAGTGCAATTGGTTTGGCATACTGCCTCACCTAGGCTTGTAGAAGAGAACATTTTACACCGAGTGAGTGCCTTCTGGGGACGGGTCACATTTGAAGGGATTTACTTTCTCAGCAGTGTAAAATTACAATTTGACCCAAGCTGTGTAACAGCCTTTCCCTGGCTCCTGTAGAGTCAAGAGAACAGTTCGTGGACTTTGGCATCCACCTATCTTAGAGAGCACAGGCAAGAAGTAATCTTTAAATTCAGCTGAATTTCCCATCATGCCTGCTGGtagtttaaagaagaaatttatctTCGGTAATAATGTAACTGACGATAAGACATTTGATTCTGacacttcttttttctcctcccctctccccccaccaaacTCGTACTCTTGGCATTTTCTTGAGCTCTTTTGAGAAAAAGCTGAAGGCTGGATGTGAATATTTTGCTACACTTATAAATTCAGATGAAATCCCAGTGAGGTGGGAAAT contains these protein-coding regions:
- the CCDC196 gene encoding putative coiled-coil domain-containing protein 196; this translates as MTSGSNPSGSYLPSKPRCSKIDDNYLKELNEDLKLRKEELLEMLKPLEDKNNLLCQKLMSNLEEKQRSLQIMRQIMAGKGSEESSVMELIKEAEEMKQNLERKNKMLRKEMEMLWNKTFDTEELGGQRKAPQIKNKADLHDGKVPKTPSSPRKTKNELETSCAEKVKEKRKEKQQRKMEWVRYQEQANILQNDFNGKVIELRIEALKNYQKANDLKLSVYLQQNLEPKQAYFNLPGSQGTISTTTTGRTNTSKNESNVRILGSKTYTEQRGTRGSQFDVGGRLLHLRSLPDEALKD